A window of Pullulanibacillus sp. KACC 23026 genomic DNA:
GCGTGGATCCTCTTCCAAGCCAGGTACTTTCTGAGTGTAAGGCATTGCGTGCGATCTCAAAATATGGGGTGGGTATGGATAACATCGACCTAAAAAAAGCAGAGGAGTTAGGAATCAAGGTTCAAAATGCAGTAGGTACAAATGCTGTTTCTGTCGCTGAACACGCCATTGGGTTAATGTTTGCTTGTTCAAGACACTTATTTGAATTGGTGAGAGATGTTAAAGATTTTAGCTGGAATCGGAAAATTGGTTTTGAGTTAACGGAGAAAAAGTTAGGTGTCATCGGAGGCGGGCAAATTGGCAGAGAAGTTGCCAAACGCTCTGTAGGGATTGGAATGAATGTGACAATCTATGACCCTTACTTTAAAGATGGCGGATTTCTTGAGGAGTACGGGATCGAAAAACAAGATGATCTCTCGTTAGTGTTAGAGACTTCTGATCTTGTGACACTTCATCTTCCTGCAAATGAAGAAACCAAAGGCCTTATAAATAAAGAAACACTAAAGTTGATGAAATCAACAGCTGTCTTAATAAATACATCCAGAGGTGAGTTAGTCGTTGAATCCGATCTATATGAAGCTCTTGTAAATGAGGAAATTGCATTTGCTGCCCAAGATGTCTATTCTTCGGAGCCACCAAAACAAGGCGATCCATTAATTGGGCTACCCAACTTTCTTCTAACGCCGCATTCCGGAGCTTATACCCATGAGGCGGTCAAAAGAATGGTCATGATTTCCACTCAAAACCTTGTTAATCTATTAAATATGAAGATATGAAGGAGGGGTTAAGAAATGAACTCCCATGATAATGGGGAAGAAGAGGGAAAAATTATCACGGTAACCGGACCAATTAATCAATCAGAAATTGGATTTTGCCATAGCCATGAACATCTATTCTTAAAAGATGGGCAATCTGCATTAATTGATCCTGCTCTTAGAATTGATGATTTTGATAAAACGGTAGAGGAATTGACGCTATTTAAATCTGTAGGTGGGACGACAATCGTAGAGGCTCAACCGGTTGGGAGTGGCCGGAATAGTAAGTGGCTCTATGACGCTTCTAAAAAAACAGGCGTTCATATTGTCGCTTCAACAGGCTTTCATAAACTTATTTTTTATTCTGAAGATCATTGGATTCATACAGTAAACTGTGATAAATTAGCAGACTT
This region includes:
- a CDS encoding phosphoglycerate dehydrogenase, translated to MVGKILITPKSYKNYKEDAHRLLKQQGYEIIENNLGRTMTETEIIEAAKEDVVGIIVGVDPLPSQVLSECKALRAISKYGVGMDNIDLKKAEELGIKVQNAVGTNAVSVAEHAIGLMFACSRHLFELVRDVKDFSWNRKIGFELTEKKLGVIGGGQIGREVAKRSVGIGMNVTIYDPYFKDGGFLEEYGIEKQDDLSLVLETSDLVTLHLPANEETKGLINKETLKLMKSTAVLINTSRGELVVESDLYEALVNEEIAFAAQDVYSSEPPKQGDPLIGLPNFLLTPHSGAYTHEAVKRMVMISTQNLVNLLNMKI